In the genome of Myxococcus stipitatus, one region contains:
- the tnpA gene encoding IS66 family insertion sequence element accessory protein TnpA: protein MSKLVESEEWFQVAEAFEASGLTQKEFSAQRGLRLSTLQSWVYRRRRQRSRKAPAVRLLPVEVASTTQASAAMLEIVLPGGARVRFAPGTDVGYVARLLTALGR, encoded by the coding sequence ATGTCGAAGCTGGTTGAGAGTGAAGAGTGGTTCCAGGTCGCCGAGGCGTTTGAAGCGAGCGGCCTGACGCAAAAGGAGTTCTCCGCGCAGCGCGGGTTGAGGCTTAGCACGCTGCAGTCGTGGGTTTACCGGCGCCGACGTCAGCGGAGCAGGAAGGCCCCCGCTGTGAGACTGTTGCCGGTGGAGGTGGCGAGCACGACGCAAGCGAGCGCGGCGATGCTCGAGATAGTGCTGCCCGGCGGAGCGCGAGTGAGGTTCGCCCCAGGCACCGACGTCGGGTACGTGGCCCGGCTCCTCACGGCGCTGGGCAGGTGA
- the tnpB gene encoding IS66 family insertion sequence element accessory protein TnpB (TnpB, as the term is used for proteins encoded by IS66 family insertion elements, is considered an accessory protein, since TnpC, encoded by a neighboring gene, is a DDE family transposase.), translating to MFTLPASVRVVLATEPVDMRKSIDGLMALVQSGWGEDVYSGHLFAFVSRRGDRIKVLAWSRGGFVLLYKRLETGRFRLPKVETEARTVALDATQLAMLLDGIDVAEVRRPSAWAPPGRPAS from the coding sequence GTGTTCACCCTGCCTGCGTCCGTGCGCGTGGTGTTGGCCACGGAGCCAGTGGACATGCGCAAGTCGATTGATGGGTTGATGGCCCTGGTGCAGTCGGGGTGGGGAGAGGACGTGTACTCCGGGCACCTCTTCGCCTTCGTCTCGCGCAGAGGGGACCGCATCAAGGTGTTGGCGTGGAGTCGTGGCGGATTCGTGCTGCTGTACAAAAGACTGGAGACGGGGCGCTTCCGGTTGCCCAAGGTGGAGACCGAGGCGCGGACGGTGGCGCTGGACGCGACGCAGTTGGCGATGTTGCTGGACGGCATCGACGTGGCCGAAGTCCGACGCCCGTCTGCCTGGGCACCTCCCGGCCGCCCGGCCTCCTGA